Proteins from one Deinococcus misasensis DSM 22328 genomic window:
- a CDS encoding phosphodiester glycosidase family protein, producing the protein MRSRVVAALLLLSFGSAFARPVYVAGQNTRMETRIVQGQEVLPLEGMVLLGVQVFQDAQSIEFSFQGSRQVFRPGSGWESASLPSLIFQEGRWLVPVSLLEALGFKPINNLPELIDYAALPGPPAVPTENVQVPEVPVAVQTVFQGIRHSVQIEEYTERTRIVLDLSAPGQFEVKDNKITLLDVKGTATALPLSGSKGIRGIRVEPGAQGMQASLTLNKGAEFKVFPLQNPPRVVIDVFQFVRPQLPPFPNLATLPAGVKYQKLGDLELLVFNKTLFQPKLTSGFLQGVETFVKQGQAVAGINGGYFDMRTGFPVDMVVRDGRLLFGGLEKRSAVGFTTTGDLMWGVPRARYTLSTPLGQGRVNAVRSSPREGWLTLFVGDNKTLVGGKGFVTLTVQDGVATRVSLERFKPAEGEMTITFQPEKFPFLPTTLGAQVAVGVAWADDTWQSARDVLAAGPMLVRDSQYAVNPVQEAFDTSASIWRPTRQVAFGTTQDGDYVFAYLKWGNPEDFARALIKAGLQHALRLDSGTSATVFVSGGFLNRTWARPVPNAILMVPKTSTTARSK; encoded by the coding sequence ATGCGCTCCCGAGTTGTTGCTGCCCTTCTGCTGTTGTCCTTCGGTTCTGCTTTTGCCCGTCCTGTTTATGTTGCTGGACAGAACACCCGCATGGAAACCCGCATTGTGCAGGGTCAAGAAGTGCTCCCTCTGGAAGGCATGGTGCTGCTGGGGGTTCAGGTGTTTCAGGATGCCCAGAGCATCGAATTTTCTTTTCAGGGCAGCAGGCAGGTGTTCAGGCCGGGCTCTGGCTGGGAGAGCGCATCCCTGCCCAGCCTGATTTTTCAGGAAGGGCGCTGGCTGGTTCCCGTGTCCTTGCTGGAGGCTCTGGGGTTTAAGCCCATCAACAACCTTCCCGAGTTGATCGACTATGCTGCCTTGCCGGGCCCTCCTGCGGTACCCACTGAAAATGTTCAGGTTCCTGAAGTGCCTGTGGCGGTACAAACCGTATTTCAAGGCATTCGGCACAGCGTACAAATCGAGGAGTACACCGAACGGACCCGCATTGTGCTGGACCTTTCGGCCCCTGGTCAATTTGAAGTCAAGGACAACAAAATCACTTTGCTGGATGTGAAAGGCACAGCCACGGCATTGCCCCTCTCGGGTTCCAAGGGCATTCGGGGCATTCGGGTGGAACCGGGTGCTCAGGGCATGCAGGCCAGCCTGACCCTCAACAAAGGGGCAGAATTCAAAGTTTTCCCTTTGCAGAATCCACCCAGAGTGGTGATTGATGTGTTTCAATTTGTGCGTCCACAACTGCCTCCTTTTCCCAACCTTGCCACTTTGCCTGCCGGAGTGAAATACCAGAAACTCGGGGATCTGGAACTGCTGGTGTTCAACAAAACCCTGTTTCAGCCCAAACTCACCTCGGGTTTCTTGCAAGGCGTAGAGACTTTTGTGAAACAAGGGCAGGCCGTCGCTGGCATCAATGGTGGATACTTCGACATGCGCACAGGTTTCCCTGTGGACATGGTGGTGCGGGATGGCCGTCTGCTGTTTGGTGGTCTGGAAAAACGTTCAGCGGTGGGTTTCACCACCACAGGTGACCTCATGTGGGGGGTGCCCAGAGCCCGTTACACCCTCTCCACCCCTCTGGGTCAGGGCCGGGTCAATGCAGTGCGTTCTTCTCCCAGAGAAGGCTGGCTGACCCTGTTTGTCGGAGACAACAAAACCCTCGTGGGTGGCAAAGGTTTTGTGACCCTGACCGTGCAAGATGGGGTGGCCACCCGGGTGTCTCTGGAACGCTTCAAACCCGCTGAAGGTGAAATGACCATCACCTTCCAGCCCGAGAAATTCCCTTTCCTGCCCACCACTCTGGGGGCTCAGGTGGCGGTGGGGGTGGCATGGGCAGATGACACATGGCAAAGCGCCAGAGATGTGCTGGCCGCAGGTCCCATGCTGGTCAGGGACAGCCAGTATGCCGTCAATCCTGTGCAGGAGGCTTTTGACACTTCGGCCAGCATCTGGCGTCCGACCAGGCAGGTGGCTTTCGGCACCACACAGGACGGCGATTACGTGTTTGCCTACCTGAAGTGGGGCAACCCTGAGGATTTCGCCAGAGCCCTGATCAAAGCGGGTTTGCAGCATGCCCTCAGGCTGGACAGCGGAACCAGTGCCACGGTTTTTGTCTCTGGTGGCTTCTTGAACCGCACATGGGCCAGACCTGTGCCAAACGCCATTTTGATGGTGCCCAAGACCAGCACCACCGCCCGGTCGAAATGA